A stretch of the Prochlorococcus marinus str. MIT 0918 genome encodes the following:
- the rsfS gene encoding ribosome silencing factor → MDSKRLIKIAAEAADNLKASNIKLIQIEKVSSLADWIMISEGLSDVQVRSIVKAIEIKLNEDANLLPLRKEGVIEAKWALLDYGDIIINIFQPKERKYYELEAFWSNGITHNYSEQY, encoded by the coding sequence ATGGATAGTAAAAGGTTAATTAAGATTGCTGCAGAAGCAGCAGATAATCTTAAAGCTTCGAATATTAAGTTGATTCAAATTGAAAAGGTTTCAAGCCTTGCTGATTGGATTATGATTAGCGAAGGTTTATCAGACGTTCAAGTAAGATCAATAGTTAAAGCAATTGAAATTAAATTAAATGAAGATGCAAACTTATTACCTTTAAGAAAAGAAGGTGTTATCGAAGCAAAGTGGGCTTTGCTTGATTATGGAGACATAATAATTAATATATTTCAACCTAAGGAAAGAAAGTACTATGAACTAGAAGCCTTTTGGAGCAATGGAATAACCCATAATTATTCAGAACAGTATTGA
- a CDS encoding class I SAM-dependent methyltransferase has protein sequence MSNKVFPTEEFESLFLKENGNWWFLSRNSILIWVLRNKVNKFSNYLEVGCGTGFVLKALANEFPEVSLNASEYYEEGLVYARRRVPSCNFKCIDATIMSEENTYDCIGTFDVLEHIENDQKVVSNLYKALKPNGSLLISVPQHNWLWSHTDEFSNHCRRYSKRGLLNLLKSKGFEVIYSTSFVSLLLPVMFLQRRLINNNPRNYDSKAELGIDPNLNLALYFLMKVEIFILKLGFIFPLGGSLLVLVKKGIENTNEIK, from the coding sequence TTGTCAAATAAAGTATTCCCTACTGAAGAATTTGAAAGCCTATTCCTTAAAGAAAATGGAAATTGGTGGTTCCTCTCAAGAAATTCTATTCTTATATGGGTTTTACGTAACAAAGTAAATAAGTTTTCTAATTATTTAGAAGTAGGATGTGGAACAGGGTTTGTTCTAAAGGCTTTAGCAAATGAATTTCCGGAAGTAAGTCTTAATGCTAGTGAATACTATGAGGAGGGTTTAGTGTATGCAAGGAGAAGGGTCCCTTCATGTAATTTTAAATGTATAGATGCAACAATAATGAGTGAAGAAAATACTTACGATTGTATAGGAACATTTGATGTATTAGAGCATATAGAAAATGATCAAAAAGTAGTTTCTAATTTATATAAAGCATTAAAACCTAATGGATCCTTACTTATATCTGTGCCCCAGCATAACTGGCTATGGTCTCATACAGATGAATTTTCAAACCATTGCCGAAGATATTCTAAAAGAGGTTTACTTAACTTACTTAAGTCAAAAGGTTTTGAGGTTATATATTCAACTTCATTTGTAAGTCTATTACTACCAGTTATGTTCTTACAAAGGCGGCTTATAAATAACAATCCAAGAAATTATGATTCTAAGGCAGAGTTAGGTATAGATCCTAATCTTAATTTGGCATTATATTTTTTGATGAAAGTAGAAATATTCATTTTAAAACTAGGTTTTATATTTCCATTAGGAGGTTCATTGCTTGTTTTAGTAAAGAAAGGGATAGAGAATACTAATGAAATAAAATGA
- the carB gene encoding carbamoyl-phosphate synthase large subunit: MPRRKDIRRILILGSGPIVIGQACEFDYSGTQACKALKNEGYEVILVNSNPASIMTDPEMADRTYIEPLTTEVITKIIELERPDALLPTMGGQTALNAAVDLSESGNLKKFGVELIGADLISIKKAEDRQLFKSSMEKIGVNVCPSGIACDIEEAKIVGSNIHSFPRIIRPAFTLGGTGGGIAYNEEEFIEICKSGIESSPVSQILIEKSLLGWKEFELEVMRDISDNVVIVCSIENFDPMGVHTGDSITVAPAQTLTDKEYQRLRDQSIKIIREIGVATGGSNIQFAINPIDGEVIVIEMNPRVSRSSALASKATGFPIAKIAALLAVGYRLDEITNDITTKTPSCFEPTIDYIVTKIPRFAFEKFNGSPAILNTSMKSVGEVMAIGRCFEESFQKALRSLETGLSGWSFDENNLPFGLSEIDRFLRVPSPDRIIAIKLAMLNGKSDDYINSLSHIDLWFLSKLRNIVNAETRLKKLNNISNLDPKFLFELKQLGFSDIQIGDSFSISEYDIRSIRKKYNIIPTYKTVDTCAAEFESSTPYHYSTYEKPFYLINSDGTTIEKKQLSEINKFKNKKILILGGGPNRIGQGIEFDYCCCHASFQLQKEGFNTIMLNSNPETVSTDYDTSDCLYFEPLTLEDVLNVIEQERPDGVIIQFGGQTPLKLSIPIFKWLQSEDGKKSGAKILGTSPTSIDTAEDREQFDQILNQLKIRQPKNGIARSSFEAEQVAKKISYPLVVRPSYVLGGRAMEIVYEKNELQTYMKQAVKVEPDHPVLIDQYLENAIEVDVDALSDSTGNVVIAGLMEHIEPAGVHSGDSACCLPSVSLSQSSIEIIKQWTKSISNSLNVTGLINLQFAVQKDILGIEKVFIIEANPRASRTVPFVSKATGLPIARLATSLLIGKTLSELGIHNEPVPPLQTIKEAVLPFRKFPGSDSVLGPEMRSTGEVMSSANNFGMAYAKSEISAGEALPTKGIVFLSANDRDKSGLIPIAQGLVDLGFSLRATSGTAEFISKAGIEVLKVLKVHEGRPNIEDQIRSGHIQLIINTPIGRQAIHDDKYLRRAALDYSVPTLTTLAGARAAVEGIYALQNEDISVNALQDIHK; this comes from the coding sequence ATGCCACGGCGTAAAGATATACGTCGCATATTAATTCTTGGTTCAGGTCCAATTGTTATTGGCCAGGCCTGTGAATTCGACTATTCAGGTACTCAAGCCTGCAAAGCCCTCAAGAATGAGGGATATGAAGTTATTCTTGTTAATTCAAATCCTGCCTCGATCATGACAGATCCTGAAATGGCAGACAGGACATATATAGAACCTTTAACCACAGAGGTCATAACAAAAATCATTGAATTAGAGAGGCCTGATGCTCTTTTGCCAACTATGGGAGGACAAACGGCTCTTAACGCAGCAGTAGATTTATCTGAATCTGGAAATTTGAAAAAGTTTGGAGTTGAACTAATAGGAGCAGATTTAATTTCAATTAAAAAGGCTGAAGATCGTCAATTGTTTAAAAGTAGTATGGAAAAAATAGGAGTAAATGTATGTCCATCTGGAATAGCTTGTGATATTGAGGAGGCTAAGATTGTTGGTTCTAATATACATTCTTTTCCTAGAATAATTAGACCTGCTTTTACCTTAGGTGGTACTGGAGGTGGTATTGCTTATAATGAAGAGGAGTTTATAGAGATCTGTAAATCAGGTATAGAATCTAGTCCAGTATCTCAAATACTTATAGAAAAGTCTTTATTGGGATGGAAGGAATTTGAATTAGAAGTAATGAGAGATATATCAGATAATGTAGTTATTGTATGTAGTATAGAGAATTTTGATCCAATGGGGGTACATACTGGTGATTCTATAACTGTTGCTCCAGCGCAAACATTAACTGATAAAGAATATCAAAGGTTAAGAGATCAATCTATTAAAATTATTAGAGAAATAGGTGTTGCAACTGGTGGTAGTAATATTCAATTTGCTATTAACCCTATTGATGGTGAAGTAATCGTTATTGAAATGAATCCGAGGGTTTCAAGATCTTCAGCATTAGCAAGTAAAGCGACAGGATTTCCGATTGCAAAAATCGCAGCACTTTTGGCTGTTGGTTATAGATTAGATGAGATAACTAATGATATAACAACAAAAACTCCTTCATGTTTTGAGCCAACAATTGATTATATCGTTACTAAAATCCCTCGTTTTGCGTTTGAAAAATTTAATGGATCTCCTGCAATTTTAAATACATCCATGAAATCTGTTGGTGAAGTGATGGCTATAGGTAGATGTTTTGAGGAGTCTTTTCAAAAAGCTTTGCGATCATTAGAAACTGGTTTATCAGGTTGGTCATTTGATGAAAATAATCTTCCTTTTGGCTTAAGTGAAATTGATAGATTCTTAAGAGTTCCTTCGCCAGATAGAATAATAGCAATTAAATTAGCAATGTTAAATGGTAAATCTGATGATTATATAAATTCTCTATCGCACATTGACCTTTGGTTCCTATCAAAATTAAGAAATATAGTTAACGCAGAAACAAGGCTAAAAAAACTTAACAATATTAGTAATTTAGACCCCAAATTTTTATTTGAGCTTAAGCAATTAGGATTTTCAGATATTCAAATAGGAGATTCTTTTAGTATTAGTGAATATGATATTAGGTCTATAAGAAAGAAATATAATATAATACCTACTTATAAAACTGTAGATACATGTGCAGCAGAGTTTGAGTCAAGTACACCCTATCATTACTCTACATATGAAAAGCCTTTTTATCTAATTAATTCTGATGGAACTACCATAGAAAAAAAACAATTGTCAGAAATTAATAAATTTAAAAATAAGAAAATACTGATTCTAGGAGGTGGTCCTAATAGAATAGGTCAGGGAATCGAATTTGATTATTGTTGTTGTCATGCTTCATTTCAATTACAGAAAGAAGGCTTCAATACAATAATGCTTAATAGTAATCCAGAAACTGTTTCAACTGATTATGACACTAGTGATTGTCTTTATTTTGAACCTTTAACTTTAGAAGATGTCTTGAATGTTATTGAGCAAGAAAGACCAGATGGCGTAATAATTCAGTTTGGAGGACAAACACCTCTAAAACTTTCTATTCCTATCTTTAAATGGTTACAATCTGAAGACGGGAAAAAATCAGGCGCAAAAATACTTGGAACATCTCCTACTTCAATAGATACAGCAGAAGATAGAGAACAATTTGATCAGATATTAAATCAATTAAAGATCCGACAACCTAAAAATGGAATTGCTAGATCATCATTTGAAGCAGAACAAGTTGCGAAAAAGATTTCATACCCTTTAGTTGTTAGACCCTCTTATGTTCTTGGTGGTAGAGCAATGGAAATAGTTTATGAGAAGAATGAATTACAAACATATATGAAACAGGCCGTTAAGGTTGAACCTGATCACCCAGTGTTGATAGATCAATATTTAGAAAATGCTATTGAGGTAGATGTAGATGCTTTATCAGATTCTACTGGTAATGTTGTTATTGCTGGCCTTATGGAACATATAGAACCAGCTGGAGTTCATTCTGGAGATTCAGCTTGTTGCTTGCCATCAGTATCACTTTCTCAAAGTTCTATTGAAATTATAAAACAATGGACAAAATCTATATCTAATTCATTAAATGTAACTGGATTAATAAACCTTCAGTTTGCTGTTCAAAAAGATATTTTGGGTATAGAAAAAGTATTTATTATTGAGGCTAATCCAAGAGCCTCAAGGACAGTTCCTTTTGTTTCTAAGGCAACTGGATTACCTATAGCAAGATTAGCTACAAGTCTTCTTATAGGAAAAACATTAAGTGAACTAGGGATACACAATGAACCAGTTCCTCCACTGCAAACCATAAAAGAAGCTGTATTGCCTTTTAGAAAGTTTCCTGGATCTGACAGTGTTTTAGGTCCTGAGATGAGATCCACTGGTGAAGTTATGTCCTCAGCAAATAATTTTGGTATGGCATACGCAAAGTCAGAAATTTCAGCAGGAGAGGCTCTCCCAACTAAGGGAATAGTATTTTTATCTGCTAATGATAGGGATAAGTCAGGTTTGATTCCTATTGCGCAAGGCCTTGTTGATTTGGGGTTTTCATTGAGAGCTACATCTGGTACTGCAGAATTTATATCAAAAGCAGGTATTGAAGTTTTAAAAGTGTTAAAAGTCCATGAAGGTAGACCTAACATTGAGGATCAGATTAGGTCTGGTCATATTCAGCTGATTATTAATACACCTATTGGTAGGCAAGCCATTCATGATGATAAATATTTACGAAGGGCTGCGCTTGATTACTCAGTTCCAACTCTTACTACTTTAGCTGGTGCTAGAGCTGCGGTAGAGGGTATTTATGCACTACAAAATGAGGATATATCTGTGAATGCATTGCAAGATATCCACAAATAG
- a CDS encoding CGLD27 family protein, protein MKQSNYSPVPIKQIPLQEFIELSKSIFFSWPLKGSIQLNIRLFITWLLFLPIFLIIISGSYSLKNDLFNYLIISFLSSLLIPFILLIRQLLGWSYVYKRLKSEAINYEETDWHDGQSWKKPIIWQNRDKLVANNDLMPILTTLKRSLFVLTLIFIFSSSLIVYKFN, encoded by the coding sequence TTGAAACAATCAAATTACAGTCCTGTTCCTATAAAACAAATACCATTACAGGAATTCATTGAATTATCTAAATCAATTTTTTTTTCTTGGCCATTAAAAGGGTCTATTCAACTTAATATAAGGTTATTTATAACTTGGTTATTATTTCTACCAATATTTCTAATCATAATTAGTGGTAGCTATTCTCTAAAAAATGATCTGTTTAATTATTTAATCATTTCTTTTTTATCTAGTCTCCTTATACCTTTCATCTTATTAATAAGACAATTACTTGGATGGAGTTATGTTTACAAAAGGCTTAAATCTGAAGCTATTAACTATGAAGAAACAGATTGGCATGATGGTCAAAGTTGGAAAAAACCCATTATTTGGCAGAATAGAGATAAACTAGTTGCAAATAATGACCTAATGCCAATATTAACAACGTTAAAAAGATCACTCTTTGTGCTAACGTTAATCTTTATATTTTCATCCTCTCTAATAGTATACAAATTCAACTAA
- a CDS encoding methyltransferase domain-containing protein: MNKINVADPGIKGINLRTNDVSEAEIKSCRICGSYKLERALEVQSNPNIYFTRCTDCRITQCSCLPKKAFIENLYNEKQNLLSKTEVNVGDRLGHAASHIAKNLYRQLNNRDRLLNTKVIHVLDFGGGTGQLSIEILKKLRKLLGNIQFELNICDYSKPELKKNIIGIKTKSYRTLSDLPELATFDICIASSILEHVTDPINDLFIIISKINRDGIIYMRTPWIIPLAALLKRIKIKIDTLYPIHLYDMGGDFYEGKVLRKLINRNYKIVMSRTSFINASPSKQFITYILSAILKMPTYIFGIKWPFCGGWEVIFKIL; this comes from the coding sequence ATGAATAAAATAAATGTTGCTGATCCTGGGATAAAAGGGATTAATTTAAGGACCAATGACGTTAGTGAAGCTGAAATAAAATCCTGCAGAATATGTGGATCATATAAATTGGAGAGAGCTCTTGAAGTTCAATCAAACCCTAATATTTACTTTACGAGATGCACAGATTGCAGAATTACACAATGCTCATGTTTACCTAAAAAAGCATTCATAGAAAATCTTTATAACGAAAAGCAGAACTTACTTTCAAAAACAGAAGTTAATGTAGGAGATAGACTTGGGCATGCAGCATCGCATATTGCTAAAAATCTATATCGACAATTAAATAATAGAGATAGGCTATTAAATACAAAAGTAATACATGTTCTTGATTTTGGTGGAGGCACTGGACAACTCTCAATAGAAATTTTAAAAAAACTTAGAAAGCTTTTAGGGAATATTCAATTTGAGCTAAATATTTGTGATTACAGTAAACCAGAGTTAAAAAAAAATATAATAGGAATAAAAACTAAATCATATAGAACTTTAAGTGATCTGCCAGAATTAGCTACCTTTGACATTTGTATAGCATCTTCAATCTTGGAACATGTAACCGATCCAATTAATGATCTTTTTATAATAATATCAAAAATAAATCGTGATGGCATAATTTACATGAGAACTCCATGGATAATTCCCTTAGCGGCATTATTAAAGAGAATAAAGATAAAAATTGATACTTTATATCCTATTCACTTATATGACATGGGCGGAGATTTCTATGAAGGGAAAGTATTGCGTAAGCTGATTAATAGAAATTACAAAATAGTTATGTCTAGAACAAGTTTTATTAATGCTAGTCCAAGTAAACAATTCATAACGTATATACTATCGGCAATACTTAAGATGCCAACATATATTTTCGGCATTAAATGGCCTTTTTGTGGAGGTTGGGAAGTTATTTTTAAAATACTCTAA
- a CDS encoding DUF3318 domain-containing protein, which translates to MSELQRLKGLLPPENQSWVFVEPAAAIDPPLIDLEEIGRDEVEIQIDIEQWETFALDHRNLLFWHEVGRIQNDTIPRDGWEMAALAIGLGGAIGELWVQDGLLLLMALGLSGFAGYRLYLKNNSEKRIQDAISADERAIDLACRFGYSVPNAYKSLGGALKDLIEKTRKKKKRSFYEDRLEALRKSAERARAEMASQEGSSQSITSENVYG; encoded by the coding sequence ATGAGCGAGCTACAGCGTTTAAAAGGACTACTTCCACCTGAAAATCAAAGCTGGGTTTTCGTAGAACCTGCAGCAGCTATAGATCCTCCTCTTATCGACTTGGAAGAGATTGGAAGAGATGAAGTTGAAATACAAATAGATATAGAACAATGGGAAACATTTGCACTTGATCATAGAAATTTACTTTTCTGGCATGAAGTTGGAAGAATTCAAAACGATACAATTCCAAGAGATGGCTGGGAGATGGCAGCTCTAGCTATTGGTCTTGGTGGTGCAATTGGAGAATTATGGGTTCAAGATGGTTTATTACTTTTAATGGCTTTAGGACTTTCTGGTTTTGCAGGTTACAGACTTTATTTAAAAAACAATTCAGAAAAGAGAATACAAGATGCCATTTCGGCTGACGAAAGAGCAATTGATCTGGCATGTAGGTTTGGATATAGTGTTCCTAATGCTTATAAAAGTCTTGGGGGAGCACTTAAAGATTTAATCGAAAAAACACGTAAAAAGAAAAAAAGATCATTTTACGAAGATAGGCTAGAGGCACTTAGGAAAAGTGCAGAAAGAGCAAGAGCAGAAATGGCGTCACAGGAAGGCTCTAGTCAATCAATAACGAGTGAAAATGTATATGGATAG
- a CDS encoding asparaginase translates to MNLDNMNRNYLRVYLKRNSSIESVHIVNAVICDKKGRILMKAGDPKYTTFIRSALKPFQAIPFVSSGAYKNSLLDEKTLAIACSSHAGTTNHARQSFKILWYSKIEASQLQCPIPEGKNNRLEHNCSGKHAAFLATCKKMNWPLNNYLDINHPLQIEINRRVSELIGIPREELISAKDDCGAPTLKMQLDQMALLYAHLGDSTHSELEQINRAMIRQPELIAGIGKFDTEVIKRAHGQLLCKGGSEGIQCISKLGDGMGIAIKVQDGSKRAKQAVALHLLKQLEWMTPISLQELEDQVLKIKPGLELEVEGQLKFQEN, encoded by the coding sequence ATGAACTTAGATAATATGAATAGGAATTACTTAAGAGTTTATCTTAAGAGAAACTCATCTATAGAGTCTGTTCATATAGTTAATGCTGTTATATGTGACAAAAAAGGCCGGATATTAATGAAAGCTGGAGATCCAAAATACACAACATTTATAAGATCTGCATTAAAACCATTCCAAGCTATTCCTTTTGTAAGTTCAGGTGCTTATAAAAATTCATTATTAGATGAAAAAACACTTGCAATAGCATGTAGTTCCCATGCTGGAACAACAAATCATGCTCGGCAATCATTTAAAATTTTATGGTATTCAAAAATTGAAGCTTCTCAACTTCAATGCCCAATACCAGAAGGAAAAAATAATAGACTTGAACATAATTGTTCTGGAAAACATGCTGCATTTTTAGCAACCTGTAAAAAAATGAATTGGCCATTAAATAATTATTTAGATATTAATCATCCTCTTCAAATTGAAATTAATAGAAGAGTTTCAGAACTAATTGGAATACCGCGTGAAGAACTCATCTCAGCCAAAGATGATTGCGGTGCACCTACACTAAAAATGCAACTTGATCAAATGGCGTTACTTTATGCACATTTAGGAGATTCAACACATAGCGAATTAGAACAAATTAATCGAGCAATGATAAGACAACCTGAACTAATTGCTGGCATAGGTAAATTTGATACAGAAGTAATAAAAAGAGCTCATGGACAATTGTTATGCAAGGGAGGTTCTGAAGGAATTCAATGCATAAGCAAACTAGGTGATGGAATGGGAATTGCTATAAAGGTTCAAGATGGTTCTAAAAGAGCCAAGCAAGCTGTAGCTCTTCATTTGTTAAAGCAATTAGAATGGATGACTCCAATAAGCCTTCAGGAACTAGAAGATCAGGTCTTAAAAATAAAACCAGGATTAGAACTTGAAGTGGAGGGTCAACTAAAATTTCAAGAAAACTAA
- a CDS encoding chlorophyll a/b binding light-harvesting protein, producing MQTYGDPNVSYAWYAANAGAVTNKSGRFISSHIAHTGLICFGAGANTLFELARYNPDLPMGSQGLVVLPHLAGIGLGGISNGVFTDTYQLLVVAILHLILSGVYGGGGMLHAFRYEEKLESYPATSRANKFKFDWNDPDRLTFILGHHLLFLAAGNIQFVEWAKWHGIYDSAAGVVRQVEYNLDLGMIWNHQFDFLSISSLEDIMGGHAFLAFFMSAGGIFHILTKNYGEYNSFKGADLLSAEFVLSTSLAGAAYTAFVAALWCASNTTIYPVDLYGDVLQFKLGVAPYWVDTDTSLAADAHTGRAWLTNVHFYIGFVYLQGHFWHGLRALGFDFRSIGKLFDNLETSQIKLD from the coding sequence GTGCAGACCTACGGAGACCCCAACGTTTCCTATGCATGGTATGCGGCGAATGCTGGAGCTGTTACTAACAAATCCGGTAGATTCATTTCCTCGCATATTGCGCATACGGGCCTCATTTGCTTCGGAGCTGGTGCAAACACCCTTTTTGAATTAGCTCGTTACAACCCTGATTTGCCCATGGGCTCTCAAGGGCTTGTTGTACTTCCTCACCTAGCTGGAATTGGTTTAGGTGGGATATCTAATGGTGTATTCACTGATACCTATCAGTTGTTAGTTGTTGCCATACTTCATCTGATCCTTTCAGGTGTATATGGCGGTGGCGGAATGCTTCATGCCTTTAGATATGAGGAAAAACTAGAAAGTTATCCTGCTACATCAAGAGCGAATAAGTTCAAGTTTGACTGGAATGATCCAGACAGACTTACTTTCATCCTTGGCCATCATCTTTTATTCCTAGCTGCAGGAAACATTCAATTCGTTGAATGGGCTAAGTGGCATGGAATTTATGACTCAGCAGCTGGTGTAGTTCGCCAAGTTGAGTACAACCTTGATCTTGGAATGATCTGGAACCATCAATTTGATTTCCTTTCTATTAGTAGTTTGGAAGACATTATGGGTGGACATGCTTTCTTAGCATTCTTTATGAGTGCTGGTGGTATTTTCCATATTCTCACCAAGAATTATGGTGAATACAATTCATTTAAAGGAGCAGATCTCCTTTCTGCAGAATTTGTTCTATCCACATCCCTAGCTGGAGCTGCATACACAGCTTTTGTTGCAGCCCTATGGTGTGCAAGCAATACAACTATCTACCCAGTAGATCTTTATGGTGATGTTCTTCAGTTCAAGTTGGGGGTAGCTCCATATTGGGTTGATACAGATACATCACTTGCAGCTGATGCCCACACAGGACGTGCATGGTTGACCAATGTTCACTTCTACATTGGTTTTGTATATCTTCAGGGACACTTCTGGCATGGTCTAAGAGCTTTAGGCTTTGACTTCAGAAGTATTGGCAAGTTGTTTGACAACCTTGAAACATCTCAAATTAAATTGGATTAA